The Streptomyces sp. NBC_01275 genome has a segment encoding these proteins:
- a CDS encoding maleylpyruvate isomerase family mycothiol-dependent enzyme, with amino-acid sequence MTTGRTHEDALAAAIAAERRDLADLFDTLSPDQWDAPSLCAGWRVRDVVAHMSTGFRYPTRRMLWELARSGGRVNRMADRVARADAAAHPAGRLSGFLREHAHHPWKPPVGGRPAALAHDVVHGLDVTVALGVERPVPEERLRPALATIDPRAFRFFGVDLAGVRLQAVDLDWTFGAGAPLCGSAQDLLLVAYGRKLPVGRLDGQEVHRFVTA; translated from the coding sequence ATGACCACGGGACGCACACATGAGGACGCCCTCGCCGCCGCCATCGCCGCCGAACGCCGTGACCTGGCCGACCTGTTCGACACCCTCTCCCCGGACCAGTGGGACGCGCCCAGCCTGTGCGCGGGATGGCGGGTGCGGGACGTGGTGGCCCACATGTCGACGGGGTTCCGGTATCCGACCCGCCGCATGCTGTGGGAACTGGCCAGGTCCGGCGGCCGGGTGAACCGGATGGCGGACCGGGTCGCCCGCGCGGACGCGGCCGCCCACCCGGCCGGGCGGCTGTCCGGCTTCCTGCGCGAGCACGCGCACCACCCGTGGAAGCCGCCGGTGGGCGGCCGCCCGGCGGCCCTGGCCCACGACGTCGTGCACGGCCTGGACGTCACGGTCGCCCTCGGCGTCGAGCGCCCCGTCCCCGAGGAGCGGCTGCGCCCGGCCCTGGCCACGATCGACCCGCGGGCCTTCCGCTTCTTCGGCGTCGACCTCGCGGGCGTCCGGCTGCAGGCCGTCGACCTCGACTGGACCTTCGGCGCCGGAGCACCCCTGTGCGGGAGTGCCCAGGACCTTCTGCTGGTCGCCTATGGTCGTAAGCTGCCCGTCGGCCGGTTGGACGGACAGGAAGTTCACCGTTTTGTCACAGCCTGA
- a CDS encoding L,D-transpeptidase — MGDIRRRGAVVLGVTGLVAPLTLALGAAPAQAASCTTQAGPYQKQVEKFLGRPVDGRQSTADCKAIQAFQTKHGITPNIGYAGSVTWGVMDLMNKQKAVGSTPNRDGRCPTNKGRIACVNLTLQLSWIQDGSRLVYGPVPVRTGRDGYETRTGLKKIYWRDIDHVSSIYNVSMPYSQFFDGGQAFHSVGLSMWNPPGSHGCVNMTTTTAKKYWSLLKNGDDVFVYGRKPGT; from the coding sequence ATGGGGGACATACGCAGACGAGGAGCCGTCGTGCTCGGGGTCACGGGGCTGGTGGCTCCGTTGACGCTCGCGCTGGGCGCCGCGCCGGCGCAGGCCGCGAGCTGCACCACGCAGGCCGGGCCGTACCAGAAGCAGGTGGAGAAGTTCCTCGGGCGGCCGGTGGACGGCAGGCAGTCCACCGCCGACTGCAAGGCCATCCAGGCCTTCCAGACCAAGCACGGCATCACGCCGAACATCGGCTACGCGGGATCCGTCACGTGGGGTGTGATGGATCTCATGAACAAGCAGAAGGCGGTGGGCAGCACTCCCAACCGGGACGGCCGCTGTCCGACCAACAAGGGCCGCATCGCCTGCGTCAACCTCACCCTCCAGCTCAGCTGGATCCAGGACGGCAGCAGGCTGGTCTACGGGCCGGTGCCGGTCCGCACGGGCCGCGACGGGTACGAGACCCGCACCGGCCTGAAGAAGATCTACTGGCGTGACATCGACCACGTCTCGTCGATCTACAACGTGTCCATGCCCTACAGCCAGTTCTTCGACGGCGGCCAGGCCTTCCACTCGGTCGGCCTCAGCATGTGGAACCCGCCGGGCTCGCACGGCTGCGTCAACATGACCACGACGACCGCCAAGAAGTACTGGTCACTGCTGAAGAACGGCGACGACGTCTTCGTCTACGGCCGCAAGCCGGGCACCTGA